The genomic interval AATGGCAGATGACCTTGATTACTACACCAATACTTACCAAATCTACTCCAAAGACCCCGAGAGCTGTCAGGAATTCCTGGACTCCTCAGAAGTCATTAACTGGAAACAGCATTTGCAGATTCAAAGTATGAGCAACGGGAAATGGGTCATTCCCTTTTGTGTCTTGTCTCAGAGGGTTTCCATGCTTTCCTCACCAAGGTCCATGTCCTCAGACAGATTTGTAAAAAGGAAACTACTAGAcaaggttctctagaggaacagaaccttgaatacatctatatttatatacagtAAAAGGAAACTTATTAGCTTGGTTCACATGAAACAGACTATGTAGTCCAATAATGGATTTCTGTacttggagaggcagagaaatcagTAGCTACCCGTAGGGTTATGGGTCCTGTGTCCACTCCACCACAAGGCACTGGCTGCTAGGGGAGGCAGGACACAGGAGTTGACTGGGCTTACCCCATGCACCAGGCAGGTGTTGGAACTTAGGGGAACCTGGGGACATCGATCCGGGGGTGGGGAAGTGCAGTCTGAGGCTCGGGATAGCTGGAGTTGTCTCTGGGGTCCCCGGGCCTGAGAGGAGGCCAGGTCGTGGGGTTCCCAGGATCTTAGACATCCAGGCTTGGGCTTGGCTGGTTGCAGTCATGGCAGAGAgcgcagagaggccttctacaggggGTTAGATGGCTGGTCTATAGGCGAAGgacttctccatggctccccacagcGGATCCCGATGGAAAGAGGCAGTcgatggttttaaggcatttattgtcatggcagaaagtggatgagtaaaaccatacccACTTCTCAAGGtgagcctgagattaaatacctttttgtAGGAAGGAATGTTTGGGAagaaaagcttattggctaagccctccaggtcTTTAGCTACCTCactaaaatggagatctgtcttgagcctacatgaCCACAAGTCATGTCCTCTACATGTAgaggggcttggggcattgcccttacatgacCAATGGCCACAAATCCATGGGGGGCTGCAGCTAGTGATAGGGGCCTGGTGTCTAAGAATAGGTGAAGTGTCTACAgtcccttcagggtctccagggcttctagccttagctcaactgGGAACCAGGCTAACCTTCATGGTGCCATAGCTACCCAATTCTCAAAGCTGCAGACTTTGACAACTGCAATTCAGTGCTGATAGATTGGAAGGTATTGAGTTCACTTTGGAAGATTGAAGAGACCAAGTCTGATGTCAGCAGAGGACTAGAGCAACAATGGTAGACAGtagacattgttttgttttgttttctgagacctCTCTTCATCTGGCTATCCATAAAAGTGTAAACCACTTTGAGGACTAGTCTTCCTCCCCCAGTTAATACTCTTCCAGACTCTTTCAGAGGAACCATCTTTTAGGTGGTTCTAaatgttgtcaagttgacaacggAGGCAAACCATCACAATAATTTCTACTCCCAGAAATATGtggcatattttatatatgtatccaGAATCCTTAGGTAAAGTGGGTGCAGCAGTGCAGCTTTACCTTTGAAACCCATGTCAGTAGTGAGATTGACAGTTCATGGTATCACAGGGCACCTCTCCGGTCACCGATGACAACAGTACTGGTGGTAAGCATGTTCTTAGTGTCAGACTTTCTAAGTTGGTATCTATCTGATCCCCTCTATCTGATCCTTACGCCTTGACCACTCTGAGATTGTATCTTTGTGTGCAAATATCAGAGTAATAACAGTTCCAAAACACAAGAATAGGAAGAGCTGGGTGTTCTGGTTGCCCTAAttgccaacttgatacaagccaaagtcacctgggaagagttgCCTCATTTGGGTAATTGCCAAGATCAGATTGGCTTTGTAAGCATGTCTTTAGGGCACtgttttaattgttaattaatgTAGGAGTGCCCAGGCCACTATGGGTAGTACCATCCCCAGACAGGTGATCCTGAAGAGTATAAGGAACTAGTTGAATGAGAGCATATGTATGAGCCAGCAAGCAGTTCTTCcgtggttcctgccttgaattcctgccctgacttcctgcaGTGATGGATCCTGACctggaaatataagccaaataaacccttttgacCTGAATTGAGTTTCATTATGGTATTGTATAAAAGCAACAGTATGAAACTAGAACAGGGGGATAGTTCAGTTAATGTTTGCCGTAAAAAGAAAACTCATACTAAGGAGCAGCAATCCACTTTGGGCATTGCAGGCGGTTAATTGATGGTCTCTAGTATATTTGTTCATGTGTATCATATGCTGATTGGATGACTCTTTACTTGCTGCTTCACCATAAACTCATTCACATGTCTAGATGTTTGTTCTGGCTGCCAGTCAGTGACAGCTCTTAGTTGTGATGATGACACAATGTGTCTCTTATTAGCTAGCCTAGGCTAGTTTAAATGAAGCTGATCTTAAGGTAATaggatcaaaaagaaaaaagcccaagATCTAATACTGTTAAGCCTCTCCTTGCATAAGTCTGTTATTCCCATTGGTCATATGAGATATAGAAGGAGAGAGTACACCAGGAAACAGATGCCAGGAATTATGGCTCAATTCTGAATCATTGCTTCAATAATCAGTCACATTGGGGGCATAACTCTGAAGATGATGgctatcatattttaaaactcaacCTCTTTGATTTTTTAAGACTACACAATTATGTAGCTAAAAAACGTCATTTCAGCCTTTGCCTGCTCACAAAATGACTATGAATTGGCTCAttccattttgtgttttcatttttgtaagACAGGGAGTGTTCTGTCAGCCATGACTATATATGGTCATTctccctgcagcagcagcagcacggTCACAGTCAAGATGCCATCTTAAATCTCACACTTCTACCCCATTAGAGAGCCCACTGGGTGTGCCAACCATTACTTCTCTCCCTATTATTTCACTATGTGTTTCCTTATAACCTCATCTAGGTTCCCAGTCCCACCTGAATAAGATGATACAAAATCTTGCAAGAGTCCAATCTTTCCAAGTCAAACATTCAGAAAACATCCTCTATGTGACattagagacaatcaagaaactCTTCCCTTCCATGCCGGATACAGAGAATTTATCACCAGGAAGTGGCAAGCCCAAGGCCATGTGAGTTTGACAAAACCTGCTGTATAGTCCTCACATTGTTCTCTTACAACCTCACTGCCTGACCCTAATTTTACCCTAGTCTTTGCTGCCCATGATCTAGTACATGATCCCCATCCATGCTCATGCAAGCAACTCTAATTAAATTCAGTTgcccacacactacacacacactacacacacacacacacacacacacaagaaatgaaaggagagaagcttTCCAATAGAGTGTGGGAAGAAGAGTAGAATGAAGGTAACTAAGAGTGTCTAAAGACCaacatattatacacacacacacacacacacacacacacacacacacacacacacaagaaatgaaaggagagaagcttTCCAATAGAGTGTGGGAAGAAGAGTAGAATGAAGGTAACTAAGAGTGTCTAAAGACCaacatattatacacacacacacacacacacacacacacacacacacacacacacattaaactttttaaaagttgcaaTTATAATAGTGCCAGCAAGACAGTTCATCAAGTAAGGGCTTTGATGGACAAGGTTGaccactgagttcaattcctgggaccaacatggtgaaaggagagaaccatgtCTCACGCATGCTCTGATCTCCAGTGTGTTTATATTCATACCCTCGTACTCACCACCCTAATTATCAAAGGAGGGAAATGAAAAATTATCagaataatttataaaagtataagTCAGACCATATTCCTTTCTGTTTACACCATTATAAGAGCAAAATCCTCTGTCCACTGCTCTGACCTTTATTATTctcactcacttcctccaaccacACTGGCCTTTCTGTCCCTCTAGCATAAACCCATGTATATTCCAGGACTTTGCACTTATTGCTTCCAATGTTCTGTCCCTCAAGATAGTAGGGATAGGAAGACATATACCCTTCTACTCACAgactttgctttttcttcttgggCCTTCTATAGCAATCAAGACATGTTTAAACTTTCATCCTTGGATATTACCCATGCTGCCTTGGTGAATAAATTCTGGCTTTTTGGTGGAAACGAGAGGAGTCAGAGATACATTGAACGCTGCATAAAGAACTTTCCAAGTTCCTGTGTCCTGGGGCCTGAGGGAACCCCTGCATCTTGGACTCTAATGGACCAAACTGGAGAGATGCGAATGGGAGGCACCCTGCCTGAGTACCGGACCCAAGGTCTTGTCTCCTTTGTTGTCTATTCACAAGAACAGAATATGAAGAAACATGGCTTTCCTGTTTATTCTCACACTGACAAAAGTAATATTGCTATGCAAAAAATGAGTTACTCGCTGCAACATCTCCCCATGCCCTGTGCCTGGAACCAATGGAAGTGTGTGCCTATGTAAAGCTGGGCTCAAACATAAGATGGTGTTGGGTGGGGCCCGGGGATGTAATTGGATAGTGGACAAAGAGTGGAGGTGACTGAAAATATAGAATAAATGGCAACCAGCTGCAAAAGAGAGCTGCTGTCTGTGCTCCGGGGAAGCAGTGTGAACGGCCAACAGATCGCCATAGCTCCCTTTTGTCAAATTGCTCCTAGACTCCCCTTAAGATCCTGAATTTGAAGCAGCCTATGTCCTTCTATAGTGACTTCAATGTAATTTGGCCCTTTCACATTTCTGGGATTTATGTGACACTCCTTTATCAACTGCAAAAGGCTACAAATGGCTCCTCCTAGAAACCATAGTGCAAAACTTGAAGACTTCTGCTACTCTTGCTAGTCATAGGGAGAGAACATTTTCTGGCTATAGTTCCTGTTACTCTCTGTCTATTGCCTTCCCCTCAGTGATCAGCAAATGGATTCTCCTTATCAGGTCTTTAGAAAATAGCTGCTCCTTTCCTGGGTGCTTCATAGATATATTAAATGCATTATACATGGATCACATAGTTTATTAAGTTAAACACAATATATGTGAAAGAGCAAAGGAAGACACTAAGGAACAAACTAATTTTGGTTATCCACTGCCTTTTTGCCGTGAGCAAATGATGCAATGTGCCTTTCAAATGCTTGGCTTTCTAACCTCTTGCCACCCTAAAGGAGAAAATAGAGTCTGCAGTTGATTGCACAATCATAAGCTAAATGGATTATGCTAAGGAGAGCAAGGGGTGAGATACAGAGAGTAAATTATGGATGCATCAAGGTAGGAGCTGAGGGCAGAGAAGACAAGCCTGAGCATTTATTGTCCCATCTCTTCTTGCCACATTACTTCTGATGCTTGAATTCCATTAAACACAGAGTTGTGTCATGGGAAGGTGTGT from Arvicanthis niloticus isolate mArvNil1 chromosome 1, mArvNil1.pat.X, whole genome shotgun sequence carries:
- the LOC117723317 gene encoding glycine N-acyltransferase; its protein translation is MTVLLQGAQMLQMLEKSLRKCLPESLKVYGTVYHMVHGNPFNLKALVDKWPDFNTVVVRPQEQEMADDLDYYTNTYQIYSKDPESCQEFLDSSEVINWKQHLQIQSSQSHLNKMIQNLARVQSFQVKHSENILYVTLETIKKLFPSMPDTENLSPGSGKPKAINQDMFKLSSLDITHAALVNKFWLFGGNERSQRYIERCIKNFPSSCVLGPEGTPASWTLMDQTGEMRMGGTLPEYRTQGLVSFVVYSQEQNMKKHGFPVYSHTDKSNIAMQKMSYSLQHLPMPCAWNQWKCVPM